From the Glandiceps talaboti chromosome 10, keGlaTala1.1, whole genome shotgun sequence genome, one window contains:
- the LOC144440742 gene encoding beta-1,4 N-acetylgalactosaminyltransferase 1-like, whose protein sequence is MIKADEIEAIRSHLYHQHNISDSSTSSDSDNDSADSDIVEREFGSPEVSGVTVQPLKSTRLHGLQLHVAIADFLPEDQQLRIVLTCKKLKGVLVVFKHEGNTSVGVSGNDSTEMIITANKNGLHALNTVLANLNYKSTVYDINTRDIIYITMLNFDIAVHVNIKKPAVPTLYDPGPSGDINSLVTIITKTFERYGSVKTLISSIHKFYPKITIIVADDSEFPEKINIPNVKHYIMPFAEGWFAGRNLALSQVRTKYFVWVDDDFVFTKGTHLENFLEKFKHPNLTIDVVGGTFGDANGKRRTNTDCLGCRTLEVTNNYENDDGNCLVLRNNKKYHAVKEFPECFYADGTDNFFMARTSTTRSVGFDPVYNRVGHIEFHIDGLGKLRMMGCTDVNILHKKATNKKYNKYRELGRHFNKNRSSCNLHTLFKNNLQCFNFLN, encoded by the exons ATGATAAAAGCTGACGAGATAGAAGCTATTAGATCCCACCTCTACCACCAACATAACATAAGTGATTCTTCAACCAGCTCTGACAGTGACAATGATTCAGCTGACTCAGATATAGTGGAAAGGGAGTTTGGGTCACCTGAAGTCA GTGGTGTCACCGTTCAACCACTCAAGTCAACACGTCTACATGGTCTACAATTACACGTCGCTATCGCTGATTTCCTACCTGAAGATCAACAGCTTCGGATTGTGCTAACATGTAAAAAATTGAAAGGAGTGTTAGTTGTATTCAAACACGAGGGTAATACGAGTGTGGGAGTTAGTGGAAATGACTCTACCGAAATGATTATCACAGCTAACAAGAATGGACTACACGCTCTCAATACAGTTTTGGCAAATTTAAACTATAAAAGCACAGTTTATGATATCAATACAAGAGATATAATCTATATCACAatgttaaattttgatatcGCTGTTCACGTCAACATAAAAAAACCGGCAGTACCAACGTTGTACGACCCAGGCCCTTCCGGTGATATCAACTCATTGGTAACTATTATCACAAAAACGTTTGAACGGTATGGTTCAGTCAAAACACTAATTTCTAGCATACATAAATTTTATCCAAAGATAACCATCATTGTCGCCGACGATTCCGAGTTTCCTGAAAAAATTAACATTCCTAATGTAAAGCATTACATTATGCCTTTTGCAGAAGGATGGTTTGCTGGTAGAAATTTAGCACTCAGTCAGGTAAGAACCAAGTACTTTGTTTGGGTAGATGACGACTTTGTGTTCACTAAAGGAACTCACCTTGAAAATTTCCTCGAAAAATTCAAACATCCAAACTTGACAATCGATGTTGTCGGTGGGACGTTTGGAGACGCGAACGGTAAACGCCGAACGAACACCGATTGCTTAGGTTGTCGTACACTTGAAGTTACTAATAACTATGAAAATGATGACGGCAACTGTTTGGTTCTCAGGAATAACAAGAAATACCATGCTGTAAAAGAGTTTCCCGAATGTTTCTACGCTGATGGCACAGATAATTTTTTCATGGCTCGAACCAGTACAACCAGGAGCGTTGGTTTTGACCCAGTTTACAACAGAGTGGGACACATTGAATTCCACATCGATGGATTGGGAAAACTGCGTATGATGGGATGTACAGACGTTAACATTTTACATAAGAAAGCTACtaataaaaagtacaataaatATCGGGAACTTGGGAGACATTTCAACAAAAACCGAAGTTCATGCAATTTGCACACACTATTCAAGAACAATTtgcaatgttttaattttttaaattag
- the LOC144440743 gene encoding sulfotransferase 2A1-like: MASSSPKNSLPSQLYTYEGFNFSDRFQPLDFLKQHRANQLSVRDDDVFVVSFPKSGTSWVLHALVTMYDDWGLLDLSDRRIAPLLDYYYRALDSPGVLGEATKKFLASGSDIPSPRLFKTHLPPCLFPVDWTKKKCKVIYIARNPKDVCVSSYKFFGAFFHRLKGSMGETKPSWDEYVRDFTNGDVFNGPWIKHVIEWRKFGIENNVLHITYEDMKIDLKSVLEKIAKFIGRPLSPGQLDHVVSACSIEEMRKHAMKELDFDDEVYNFEENPFFRKGEVGNWKEHFSVAQSELLDEKIGKVLKDKGIIFGR; the protein is encoded by the coding sequence ATGGCGTCGTCAAGTCCAAAGAATTCCCTGCCGTCACAGCTCTACACGTATGAAGGCTTTAATTTCAGCGATAGATTCCAGCCACTGGATTTCTTAAAGCAACATCGTGCAAATCAACTCAGTGTACGTGATGATGACGTGTTTGTGGTGAGTTTCCCTAAGTCTGGCACGTCGTGGGTATTGCACGCACTGGTAACTATGTACGACGATTGGGGATTGCTCGATTTAAGCGATCGTAGAATTGCCCCTCTACTTGATTACTATTATCGAGCTCTCGACAGTCCAGGTGTCTTAGGTGAAGCCACCAAAAAATTCCTTGCATCAGGCTCTGACATCCCATCACCACGACTTTTCAAGACTCATCTACCGCCATGTTTGTTTCCAGTTGATTGGACAAAGAAGAAATGCAAGGTCATTTATATAGCGAGAAACCCAAAGGACGTTTGTGTGTCCTCATATAAGTTCTTTGGGGCGTTCTTTCACCGTTTGAAGGGTTCAATGGGAGAAACAAAGCCATCATGGGATGAGTATGTGAGAGATTTCACAAATGGTGACGTGTTCAACGGACCATGGATCAAACACGTGATAGAATGGAGGAAATTCGGAATCGAGAACAACGTCCTGCATATCACCTACGAAGACATGAAGATAGACTTGAAATCCGTCCTTGAAAAGATTGCTAAGTTCATCGGCCGACCACTGTCACCCGGGCAACTTGATCACGTAGTGTCAGCATGCAGTATTGAAGAGATGAGAAAACACGCAATGAAAGAGTTAGATTTTGATGATGAAGTTTACAACTTTGAAGAGAATCCTTTCTTTCGTAAAGGAGAGGTTGGAAATTGGAAAGAACATTTCTCAGTGGCACAGAGTGAATTATTGGACGAAAAAATTGGAAAGGTTTTGAAAGACAAAGGTATTATTTTTGGGAGATGA
- the LOC144441408 gene encoding microsomal glutathione S-transferase 1-like, which yields MSGIFNFENDVFRSYLACSTVAVLKMMAFAPLTAYYRKRDKAFANPEDAKRHKAEMKTSQQVERVRRCHRNDLENIPAFLALGAMYLAINPDPTIAVWHFRIFAASRIFYTVGYLSAISPIRGINFVLGTIVNWSMAGQILYSVCTYAK from the exons ATGTCGGGTATATTCAACTTCGAGAACGATGTTTTCAGGTCGTATCTGGCCTGTAGTACTGTTGCTGTGTTAAAGATGATGGCCTTTGCGCCGCTGACAGCTTACTATCGGAAGAGAGACAAG GCGTTTGCTAACCCTGAGGATGCAAAAAGACACAAAGCCGAGATGAAGACAAGTCAACAGGTAGAACGAGTAAGAAG ATGTCACAGAAATGACCTGGAGAACATTCCAGCATTCCTTGCACTGGGTGCAATGTACTTGGCCATCAACCCAGACCCAACCATTGCAGTTTGGCATTTCCGTATATTCGCTGCCTCTCGTATATTTTATACTGTGGGCTACCTATCAGCCATTTCCCCAATTCGTGGCATCAATTTCGTACTTGGCACTATCGTGAATTGGTCCATGGCTGGTCAAATTCTTTATTCTGTTTGTACATACGCTAAATAG